In the genome of Ktedonobacteraceae bacterium, the window AGCCGTCACCAGTCGCATACAGGATATGTTTGTCCCGTTCACAACGCGTCTTGCCGGTAACTGTCACTGGAATCGCGACACTGAAGCAACGCTGGCAGAGGCAGGTTTTCAAATCGAGTACCGCCGCAAACTTGGCGGTGGGTTAGTGCCAATGATAATGCTCAGGGCCGTACTCAAACTTCCGACGTGAGGATACAGAACAACGCGGCGCCTGCCACAGCAAAGTGCTTTGTCGTAGTGAAAGATGGTCAGGCAAGCATCTTGACTGGCCCTGCGGATGAGGTTTCACTGCTCTGATTCAGCATCCTCTTTCACCTGCTCGACCGCTATGGGGATAGAGAGGCGCCTGTAGAACTGGCGTACCTCGATTTCAATGTCCAGGCTTGCCAGGGGAAAACTTTCTCCGGCTCCATATTGCCGGTAGAGCCAATCACCGTCTGAACGCGAGAAAACCTCGACACGCTGAACGGCCTGGCTCACAAAGATAATTTCCTGAACGCTCTCTTTTGACTGGTAGAGCGCGAGCTTCACGAAGCGATCGGTCATCTCGGTTGATCTTGAGAGTACTTCGACGACCAGGACAGGCGTATCGATAATCTGGGACTCTCCATGATCTCCAGCACTGCAAGAAACCACGACATCCGGTATCACCACTTTGGTAGGCGTCAATCGTACCAATTTATCAGAAACATATGGCCGACAGAGCGCATCATCACCCAGCGCCTGATCGAGAGCTATTCCGAAATTGAGCGCAATGGTAGCATGATTCGACGTTCCGCCTGCCATGAGACGAACCTCGCCATCGTAGTATTCGTAGCGCCGGTCAGAGTTACGCACCAGCAGCAAATA includes:
- a CDS encoding Uma2 family endonuclease, which gives rise to MATNPVRQYMSLEQYLLLVRNSDRRYEYYDGEVRLMAGGTSNHATIALNFGIALDQALGDDALCRPYVSDKLVRLTPTKVVIPDVVVSCSAGDHGESQIIDTPVLVVEVLSRSTEMTDRFVKLALYQSKESVQEIIFVSQAVQRVEVFSRSDGDWLYRQYGAGESFPLASLDIEIEVRQFYRRLSIPIAVEQVKEDAESEQ